TCGAGCATCACGATCGAGTCCGGCTTGGCCGCGACCATCAGCGAGATGTCGCTGTTTTCCAGGTTTCCGATCGTCGGGCTTACCGCGATCTTGCCGTCAATTCGACCCATCCGAAGCGCCGCCACCGGACCATTGTGCGGCACGTCGGAGACCTGCAGGGCAGCCGACGCCGCGATGAGCGAAAGCGCCTCGGTATCGTTGTCCCGATCGGCGGACAGAACGTTGACGATGATCTGTGTCTCCCGATCGTATCCCTTGGGGAACAAGGGGCGCAGCGCCCGATCGATCAACCGCGAGGTGAGAATTTCCTTCTCCGACGCGCGCCCCTCGCGCTTGAAAAATCCGCCGGGAATTTTTCCCGCCGCGAAAGTCTTTTCAGCGTAATCGACGGTCAGCGGCAGGAAATCGACTTTGTCGCGGGCTTCATAATCCGAGGTAACGGTGGCGAGTACCACCGTTTCGCCATACTGGGCGAGCACCGAGCCGTGAGCCTGCTTCGCGAGCCGACCGGTTTCGAGCGACAAACGTCGCCCTGCGAGGTCAATTTCGAGTTTTCGAGACATGGTTGTGACACCTGAGGGAGGAACCGGGCCGCGGGACGACTGCGGATTTTTCTGATCCGCCGGGCACCTCGGATGGTGCGCCCGAGGACCGGTCGAGCGACCGGCTCGGGCCCGCGTCTGCCCCTCTCAAAGGGGAGCGACGCGGCCGTAAATGAATTGCGGCCTATCTCCGGATACCGAGCTTTTCGATCAGCCCTTTGTAACGGGCAAAGTCGCGGGAACGCAGATAGTCCAGCAGCCGACGGCGCTGGCCTACCAGCTTGAGCAGGCCGCGACGCGTATGATGATCTTTCGCGTGCGTGCTCAGATGCGAGGTGAGCTGCTCGATGCGCGCCGACAGCAGCGCGACCTGTACCTCAGGCGATCCGCTGTCGTTGGCAGTGCGAGCGTTGGCTTGGACTATTTCCCGTTTGCGGGCGACAGAAAGGGGCATCAGGAGCTCTTACTTTTTCCCTATCTTCCTTTGTTAGCCGCCCAAACTAGCAGAGGGTCATCGACGAGTAAAGGTTTCCGAATGGCTCTCTTAGTTCAGCAAAAATGTCCGCTTCTAACCGCTCAGCGAAAGTGTCCGCCCGGATGCGTGGCGGTGGGTAACCTCGCGCCGCCGATTTGACGATTGCGGGCCGCCTCCCGATAATCGCACAGTGAATGGAGCGAGGTGAGGTGGCGGGGCGGCGCGATGCGATGCCCTCAGTGCGGTTTTGAGGCAGCCCAGGGCGCGATGTTTTGCTCGCGCTGCGGCACCCGGTTGTTCGCGCCGAAGCCGGCGGCGATACGCGAGTACGCGCTCCTCAAAGTCCGCCCTTCGCTATGGTACTGCGCCAACTTCTTCATCGTCGGTTTGCTGGTAACCGCGTTCGGCGGACGTACTTTGTATGTTCAGCACAACCTGTGGCGCATCGCCTTCGCGCTGATGGCGCTGGGAGTCGTAATTTTCGTGAGCGGATTCGTGGCAAACCGTTCGGTGGATTGGAGCGTGACTTCGGACCGGATAATCGAGCGCCGAGGGGTGCTCGCGACTACTCGCCGGGAGATGGAGCTTGCCGACATTCGCTCGGTCGAAGTTTCGCAACGCTTCCTGCAGCGGATGCTCGGGCTCGGAGATGTGACGATCGCGTCCGCGGCGAGCGCGGACTTCATCGTTCATCTGAGCCATGTCGCCAAGCCAGGCCAGATCGCTGAGACCGTGCGCCAGGCGCGTCTGAAGAGGCTCGCCTGACCATGACCCGTCATCCCGACCTACGCCACGAACGCAAACTCTGGCGTACCGGCATCGAGACGGTCGCGGGAGTCGACGAGGCGGGGGTCGGCCCGATGGCGGGTCCGGTGGTTGCCGCCGCGGTGATCTTTCAGCCGGAAACGTTTATAAAGGGCGTGCACGATTCCAAGCAGCTGCTCGTCGAACAGCGCGAGGAACTGCACGTTAAGATCCGCGAACGCGCGCTTACCTTCGGCATCGGGGTCGCGGAGGTCGAGGAGATCGATCGCCTCAACATCTATTGGGCAACCATGCGCGCCATCGAGCGTGCGCTCGGGGCCCTCAAGCGAGCGCCGGAACACGTATTGATCGATGGCCGCAAGGTTCCCGGCCTGGCGATCCCGCAGACCCATATCGTCGGTGGCGATCGCAAGAGTTTCTGCATCGCCGCCGCCTCGATTCTCGCCAAGGTAACCCGCGACCGAATCATGGCTGCTTATGATGACCAGTACCCCGGCTACGGCTTCGCCCAGCACAAGGGCTACTGCACAGCGGATCATTTTCAGCTCCTCGAACAGCTCGGGCCTTCTCCGATCCATCGCCGTTCGTTCTCCCCGGTGGCGCTCGCCGCGCAGCTGAAGCTGGATCTGATCGGCTGAACTGTATACTACTTGACTATAACTGTATGAATGTTGATTAACCCTTTCTTGATTGATCGCAGTTAATCATCTAGCGTGAGTTTGAGGGTTTCTTTTATGGCGCTAGAACGCGATAAGCATTCCGCCCAGCGTGCGCTGCTCACCCTCCAGGAGACGCAGCTGCTAGAGCTCTACCGCCGGATGGTGCTGATCCGGCAGTTCGAGGAGAAAACCGCCGAGATGTACGCGCGCGGCAAGATCACCGGCTTCTGCCATCTGTACGCGGGCGAGGAGGCGGTTGCTGTCGGTGCGATCTACGCGCTTTACGACAAGGACTACGTCCTCTCCACCTACCGCGAGCACGGACACTGCCTGGCCAAGGGCGCCGACCCCAAGGTGGTGATGGCTGAGCTGTTCGGAAAGATTACCGGGATCTCCAAGGGGCGGGGCGGCTCGATGCACCTGTTCGACCCCGATCTGCGCTTCATGGGCGGCTACGCCATCGTCGGTGGCGGACTGCCGATCGCAACCGGGCTGGGACTTTCGGTGCAGTACAACGAAGGCCCCGAGGTGGTGTGCTGCTTCTTCGGCGACGGCGCGCTGCCGCAGGGCGCGTTTCACGAATCGCTCAACATGGCATCGCTGTGGAAGCTGCCGGTTGTGTTCGTCTGCGAGAACAACTTTTATGGCATGGGCACGATGGTGCAGAACGCCATCTGTCAGGAAGAACTCTACCGCTTCGCGGAACCGTACAAGATGCCGGGCGTGCGGGTGGACGGAATGGATGTGCTGGAAGTTTACGGCGCCACCATGGAGGCGGTCGCCCGGGCCCGCGAAGGCGACGGCCCTTCATTGATTGAAGCCGTCACCTATCGGTTCCGCGGGCACTCGATGTCGGATCCCGCCGAGTACCGGTCCAAGCGCGAGGAGCGCATCTGGCAGGAGCGCGACCCCATCAAGAATCTCCGTCGCCGGATGCTCGGCGAACGGCACGTCGCGGAGGCGCGCCTCGGCGACATTGAAGCCGCGGTGGCCCGCGAGATCGAGGAAGCGGTGAAGTTCGCGGACGAAAGTCCCGAGCCTTCGGTCGACGAACTGGGCACAGGCATCTACGCGGGCTCCTGAAGGGACTTTTCCAATGGCGAAAATCAGCTATCGCGAAGCTCTCAACATCGCGCTGCGCGAGGAACTCGACCGCGACGAGCGCGTTTTTATCATGGGCGAGGAAGTCGGCTACTTCGGCGGCGCCTTCAAAGTGACCGACGGGCTGCTGGCGGTGTACGGCGAGAAACGCATCCGGGACACTCCCATTTCGGAACTCTCGATAGTGGGTGCGGGGGTTGGCGCCGCGATGGGCGGGCTCAAGCCGGTAGTCGAATTGATGACCATAAATTTTGGCCTGCTCGCGATGGATCAGATCGTCAACCACGCGGCCAAGATCCATTACATGTTCGGCGGCAAGGCCAAGGTGCCGCTGGTGATTCGTGCGCCGCAAGGCGGGGGCCATCAACTCGGCGCCCAGCACAGCCAGAGCCTGGAGGCGTACTTTCTGCATTGCCCGGGCCTGCGCGTGGCAATTCCCGCAACCCCGGCCGACGCCAAGGGCCTGCTGAAAACCGCGATTCGCGGGGACGATCCGGTGATGTTTCTGGAGCACGAATCGCTCTACGGAATCAAAGGTGAGGTTCCGGACGACAAGGACTTTGTGGTCCCGTTTGGAAAGGCCGTGGTGTTGCGCGAAGGCAAGGACCTCACCATCGTCGCCTACTCCAAGTGCGTGTACGATGCGCTGGCGGCGGCCGAAGCGCTTGAGGAGGGCGGCATCGACGCCGAGGTTATCGACCTGCGAACCTTGAATCCGCTCGATCTCGAAACCCTCGTCACCTCCACCAAGAAGACCGGGAAAGTGATCATCGCCTACGAAGGATGGCGCACCGGCGGCGCCGGTGCCGAGATCGCCTCGCAGATCTACGAAGCCGCCTTCGATCATCTCGACGCCCCGGTGGGACGCGTCGCTTCGCTCGACACTCCGATGCCCTACAACGCCAAGCTCGAGCACGCGGTCCTGCCGAGCTCGGGCGACATAGTTAAAGCCGCCGAGGAAATGATGTAGCGCGCCGCAGCGACCGGCCACGCCGTCGGAAAGAGCCAGCCATGAGCAACGAAATTGTAATGCCCAAGCTCTCCGATACGATGGAAGAAGGCAAGATTCTCCGTTGGCTTAAGCACCCCGGGGACACCATCCACCAGGGCGAGCCAATCGCGGAAGTCGAAACCGACAAGGCCGACATGGTGCTGGAGTCGTTTGCGGAAGGGATCCTCGATCAGATCAAGCTCAAGGAAGGCGAGAGCGCCCCGGTCGGAGCGGTGATCGCGACGATGCGCGGCGCGGGCGACGCCACCCGGCCTTCTGCCGCTGCGGAATCCGTCAATGGACCGAGTGCCGAGACCAAGTCGAAACCAGTGGAAAAGAAAAGCGCACCAATCCCGATTCGACCGAAGACCAGGAAAGACCTTCCTGCCGCACCCACCCCGCCGCCACCGTCGGCCGCGGACGAGGACGTGAGCGAGGAAGTGCATCCCGCGATGAGTTCACGGCGCTCCGCCGCACCCACCGCCATTCCGATGCCTCCGCGCGCTCCCACCGCCACTTTGGTCGATCGCGTCGAACCGTCCCCCGACGGGCACA
Above is a window of Candidatus Binataceae bacterium DNA encoding:
- the rpsO gene encoding 30S ribosomal protein S15, with amino-acid sequence MPLSVARKREIVQANARTANDSGSPEVQVALLSARIEQLTSHLSTHAKDHHTRRGLLKLVGQRRRLLDYLRSRDFARYKGLIEKLGIRR
- a CDS encoding PH domain-containing protein, which encodes MRCPQCGFEAAQGAMFCSRCGTRLFAPKPAAIREYALLKVRPSLWYCANFFIVGLLVTAFGGRTLYVQHNLWRIAFALMALGVVIFVSGFVANRSVDWSVTSDRIIERRGVLATTRREMELADIRSVEVSQRFLQRMLGLGDVTIASAASADFIVHLSHVAKPGQIAETVRQARLKRLA
- a CDS encoding ribonuclease HII; its protein translation is MTRHPDLRHERKLWRTGIETVAGVDEAGVGPMAGPVVAAAVIFQPETFIKGVHDSKQLLVEQREELHVKIRERALTFGIGVAEVEEIDRLNIYWATMRAIERALGALKRAPEHVLIDGRKVPGLAIPQTHIVGGDRKSFCIAAASILAKVTRDRIMAAYDDQYPGYGFAQHKGYCTADHFQLLEQLGPSPIHRRSFSPVALAAQLKLDLIG
- the pdhA gene encoding pyruvate dehydrogenase (acetyl-transferring) E1 component subunit alpha, with translation MALERDKHSAQRALLTLQETQLLELYRRMVLIRQFEEKTAEMYARGKITGFCHLYAGEEAVAVGAIYALYDKDYVLSTYREHGHCLAKGADPKVVMAELFGKITGISKGRGGSMHLFDPDLRFMGGYAIVGGGLPIATGLGLSVQYNEGPEVVCCFFGDGALPQGAFHESLNMASLWKLPVVFVCENNFYGMGTMVQNAICQEELYRFAEPYKMPGVRVDGMDVLEVYGATMEAVARAREGDGPSLIEAVTYRFRGHSMSDPAEYRSKREERIWQERDPIKNLRRRMLGERHVAEARLGDIEAAVAREIEEAVKFADESPEPSVDELGTGIYAGS
- a CDS encoding alpha-ketoacid dehydrogenase subunit beta encodes the protein MAKISYREALNIALREELDRDERVFIMGEEVGYFGGAFKVTDGLLAVYGEKRIRDTPISELSIVGAGVGAAMGGLKPVVELMTINFGLLAMDQIVNHAAKIHYMFGGKAKVPLVIRAPQGGGHQLGAQHSQSLEAYFLHCPGLRVAIPATPADAKGLLKTAIRGDDPVMFLEHESLYGIKGEVPDDKDFVVPFGKAVVLREGKDLTIVAYSKCVYDALAAAEALEEGGIDAEVIDLRTLNPLDLETLVTSTKKTGKVIIAYEGWRTGGAGAEIASQIYEAAFDHLDAPVGRVASLDTPMPYNAKLEHAVLPSSGDIVKAAEEMM